AAACAGCCGAACCCCAGCTCCAAGGCGGTGATGTTCTGCCTGATGGATGTGTCCGGCTCCATGACCCAGGCGACCAAGGACATCGCCAAACGCTTCTTCATCCTGCTGTACCTGTTCCTCAAGCGGAACTACGACAAAATCGATGTCGTATTCATCCGTCACCACACCAGCGCCCGCGAAGTGGATGAGGAGGAGTTTTTCTACTCCCGGGAAACCGGCGGCACCATCGTCTCCAGCGCCCTGAAACTGATGCAGGAGATCATGGCCGAGCGTTATCCGAGCAACGAATGGAACATCTATGCCGCCCAGGCGTCCGACGGCGACAACTGGAACGACGATTCGCCGATCTGCCGCGACATCCTGATCAATCAGATCATGCCGTTCGTGCAGTACTACACTTATGTTGAGATTACCCCGCGCGAACACCAGGCCCTGTGGTTCGAGTACGAACGCATCGCCGAAGCCTACTCTGACACTTTTGCCCAGCAACAACTGGTCTCGGCCGGGGATATCTATCCGGTCTTCCGTGAACTCTTCCAGCGCAGGTTAGTGACATGACCGCCAAAGAGCAGAAGCGCCAACCCATTTCCACCGGCTCCGAATGGACATTCGAGCTGATCCAGGCCTACGACCGCGAAATCAGTCGTCTCGCGGCCCGCTACGCGCTGGATACGTACCCCAACCAGATCGAAGTGATCACCGCCGAGCAGATGATGGACGCCTACGCCTCTGTGGGTATGCCGTTGGGTTATCACCATTGGTCCTATGGTAAACACTTCCTCAGCACCGAAAAGTCCTACAGCCGTGGCCAGATGGGGCTGGCCTACGAGATTGTGATCAATTCGGACCCTTGCATTGCCTATCTGATGGAAGAAAACACTATCTGCATGCAGGCGCTGGTGGTGGCTCACGCCTGCTATGGCCATAACAGTTTCTTCAAAGGCAACTACTTGTTCCGCACCTGGACCGATGCCAGCTCGATCATCGATTACCTGGTGTTCGCCAAGCAGTACATCATGCAGTGCGAAGAACGCCATGGCATCGACGCGGTAGAGGACTTGCTCGATTCCTGCCATGCGCTGATGAATTACGGTGTCGACCGTTACAAACGCCCTTATCCGATTTCCGCCGAAGAAGAACGCCGTCGACAGAAGGATCGGGAAGAGCATCTGCAGAAGCAGATCAACGATTTGTGGCGGACCATTCCAAAAGGCGCGGACAAGTACAGCGACAAGGATAACGCACGCTTCCCCGCCGAACCTCAGGAAAATATCCTGTACTTCATCGAAAAACACGCCCCGCTGCTGGAGCCTTGGCAGCGCGAAATCGTGCGGATTGTGCGCAAGATCGCCCAGTATTTTTATCCACAGCGCCAGACCCAGGTGATGAACGAAGGCTGGGCCACGTTCTGGCACTACACCTTGATGAACGACTTGTATGACGAAGGCCTGGTCACCGAAGGCTTCATGATGGAATTCCTGACTTCCCATACCAGCGTGGTTTTTCAACCCGGTTTCGACAGCCCCTACTACAGCGGCATCAACCCCTACACCCTGGGTTTTGCCATGTATCGCGATATTCGCCGGATATGCGAACAGCCCACCGAAGAGGACTACCGCTGGTTCCCGGAAATCGCCGGTACCGACTGGCTGTCCAGCATCAAATTCGCCATGAGCAGCTTCAAGGATGAGAGTTTCATCCTGCAGTACCTGTCACCCAAGGTGATCCGCGACCTCAAGCTGTTCAGCATCCTCGATGACGACCAGAAAGACGATCTGCTGGTTCCGGCGATACACGACGAAGACGGCTATCGAACCATTCGTGAAACCCTGGCGGCGCAATACAACCTGGGCAATCGCGAACCCAACATACAGATTTACAGCATTGACCGGCGCGGCGACCGCTCCCTGACCTTGCGTCACCAGCAACACGACCGCAAGCCGCTGGGCGATTCCACCGACGAAGTGCTCAAGCACCTGCACCGCCTCTGGGGCTTCGACATTCACCTGGAAACCCTGCAAGGGGATCAGGTGATGAAAACCCACCATGTTCCGCCCAGAAGCGAACATGGCGAGGGGGATTACGGCCGGCTGGACTTGGCAGTCATTCATCTTTGATCCTGTTTTCTGCCTCCGGAAGTTCGACGCAAAGGTTATTCTGTCGGGCTAACGGAGGTTTTTATGCAGATTTATAAAGTCGGTGGAGCGGTCCGCGATCGCCTGCTGGGCAAACCTGTCACCGATATCGACTGGGTCGTTGTGGGCGCCACCACCGAAGAAATGCTCGCCAAGGGCTTTCGCCCAGTGGGCGCGGACTTCCCGGTGTTTCTTCACCCTAAAAGCGGTGAGGAATACGCCCTCGCCCGCACCGAACGCAAAAACGGACGCGGCTACGGCGGCTTCATCTTTCACGCCAGCCCCGACGTCACGCTTGAAGAAGATCTGATTCGTCGCGACCTGACAATCAACGCCATGGCCGAAGACGACCAGCAAAACCTGACCGACCCCTACCATGGCCAGCGGGATCTCGAGGCTCGCCTGCTTCGTCACGTTTCGCCCGCATTCGCCGAAGATCCACTCCGTGTTTTGCGCGTTGCCCGTTTTGCCGCGCGTTATGCGGAACTGGGTTTCACCGTCGCCCCCGAGACATTGGAGCTGATGCGTCAACTCAGCGAATCAGGTGAATTGGAGGCATTGACTCCCGAACGCAGCTGGAAAGAAATCGCCCGCGCGCTGATGGAAGACCAACCCCAGGTATTCATCGAGGTGCTGCGCGATTGCGGCGCGCTCAAGGCACTGATGCCGGAAGTCGACGCACTGTTCGGTGTACCGCAACCCGAAGCCCATCACCCGGAAATCGACACAGGCGTGCATACCCTGAGCGTGCTGGAGCAAGCGGCGCTGCACAAACAACCGCTGACCGTACGCTGGGCCTGCTTGCTGCATGACCTGGGCAAAGGATTGACACCCGAGGAAGAATGGCCCCGCCACATTGCCCACAAGCACAAAGGCCTGAAGCTGATCAATGCGGTCAACGAGCGCTTCAAGGCACCGAGAGACTGTCAGGAACTGGCGCTGCTGGTGGGCGAGTATCACACCCATGGCCATCGTGCTCTGGAGCTTAAGCCGTCGACCTTGCTGGAGTTGCTGCAGCGTTTCGACGTTTATCGTCGACCTCAGCGCTTTGAGGAATTTATCGCAGCGTGCGAGATGGACGCTCGGGGGCGCAAAGGCCTGGAGCAGAGAAGTTATCCACAGGCGGATTATTTACGTGGCGCGGCAACGGCGGCGCGAAGCGTTGCCGTTCAGCCGTTGCTGGAGAAGGGATTCAAGGGACCGGAGTTGGGCGAGGCGATCAAGGGCGAGCGGCTCAAAGCCTTGAAGGCTTACAAAGATCAAGCATAAGCCAGATCAAAAGATCGCAGCCTTCGGCAGCTCCTAATGGTGAACCCTGCAGGAGCTGCCGAAGCAGACTGTGTGAAAACCTAGCCATTTGCGCAGCGATTCAAGAAAATGCCCCATCATTGAAAGATACGGGGCATTTTTGCTGTGGCGTATATCCAAGGTGAACCACGAAACCAGACCAGTCTATTCCCGGTTTCTCTGGAAGATTTAATACCTGAAGATCATCTCGTTCGCGTGATTGACGCCTATGTCGCAGGACTGGATCTTGTTCAATTGGGCTTCGGCAGGGCAACTCCCAAAGGCACAGGACGTCCCTCTTACGATCCTGCCGACCAGCTCAAACTGTATCTCTACGGCTATTTCCAGCGGATTCGCTCCTCGCGCCGACTTGAAGCCGAGTGCCAACGCAACGTCGAAGTCATGTGGCTGATCAATCGACTCAAGCCCGACTTTAAAACCATTGCCGACTTTCGTCGGGACAACAAAACCGCGTTCATTGCCACGTGCCGGGCCTTTGTCCAATTCTGCCGCGCGGTCGGTTTGATTGCGGGCGACCTGGTTGCCATCGATGGCAGTAAATTTCGGACGGTGGCGTCTGCACGACGGCATCTGAATCTCAAACAGCTCAAGCTCCAGGAGGAAAAGCTGGACAAGCGCATTGCCCAGTATCTGGTGCAGCTGGATGAGGCCGACAAGGACGAGGCGGGTGAAACGGTTGATCGCAGCGCGATCAAAACCGCGCTGGCGCGACTTGAAGACAAGCAGTCGAATAACCGGACTTGCCAGGCTTTGATGAAGTCTATGGATCTGGAGCAGTTCAACGCTCACGAAAGCGATGCTCGAATGATGCGCACCGCCAAAGGTCCGCGAGTTGCTTACAACGTGCAAACGGCGGTGGACGCTGAACACTGCCTGATCCTGCACCATGCAGTGACTCAGGATGGCGACGATCGGCGTCAGTTGGAGCCGATGGCCAAGGAGGCCAAAGAACAGTTGCAGCAGCCAGAGCTGACCGTGACGGCTGACGCCGGCTACTCCAATGGCCAGCAATTCCAGGCATGTGAAGACGCCAACATCACGGCTTATGTGCCGCCCAGCCGATCAAAGAACTCCAGCCGCAAAGGTAAGGATTTTTTCGACCGAAAAGA
The window above is part of the Pseudomonas sp. B21-048 genome. Proteins encoded here:
- a CDS encoding SpoVR family protein, which translates into the protein MTAKEQKRQPISTGSEWTFELIQAYDREISRLAARYALDTYPNQIEVITAEQMMDAYASVGMPLGYHHWSYGKHFLSTEKSYSRGQMGLAYEIVINSDPCIAYLMEENTICMQALVVAHACYGHNSFFKGNYLFRTWTDASSIIDYLVFAKQYIMQCEERHGIDAVEDLLDSCHALMNYGVDRYKRPYPISAEEERRRQKDREEHLQKQINDLWRTIPKGADKYSDKDNARFPAEPQENILYFIEKHAPLLEPWQREIVRIVRKIAQYFYPQRQTQVMNEGWATFWHYTLMNDLYDEGLVTEGFMMEFLTSHTSVVFQPGFDSPYYSGINPYTLGFAMYRDIRRICEQPTEEDYRWFPEIAGTDWLSSIKFAMSSFKDESFILQYLSPKVIRDLKLFSILDDDQKDDLLVPAIHDEDGYRTIRETLAAQYNLGNREPNIQIYSIDRRGDRSLTLRHQQHDRKPLGDSTDEVLKHLHRLWGFDIHLETLQGDQVMKTHHVPPRSEHGEGDYGRLDLAVIHL
- a CDS encoding multifunctional CCA addition/repair protein, whose translation is MQIYKVGGAVRDRLLGKPVTDIDWVVVGATTEEMLAKGFRPVGADFPVFLHPKSGEEYALARTERKNGRGYGGFIFHASPDVTLEEDLIRRDLTINAMAEDDQQNLTDPYHGQRDLEARLLRHVSPAFAEDPLRVLRVARFAARYAELGFTVAPETLELMRQLSESGELEALTPERSWKEIARALMEDQPQVFIEVLRDCGALKALMPEVDALFGVPQPEAHHPEIDTGVHTLSVLEQAALHKQPLTVRWACLLHDLGKGLTPEEEWPRHIAHKHKGLKLINAVNERFKAPRDCQELALLVGEYHTHGHRALELKPSTLLELLQRFDVYRRPQRFEEFIAACEMDARGRKGLEQRSYPQADYLRGAATAARSVAVQPLLEKGFKGPELGEAIKGERLKALKAYKDQA
- a CDS encoding IS1182 family transposase, which encodes MAYIQGEPRNQTSLFPVSLEDLIPEDHLVRVIDAYVAGLDLVQLGFGRATPKGTGRPSYDPADQLKLYLYGYFQRIRSSRRLEAECQRNVEVMWLINRLKPDFKTIADFRRDNKTAFIATCRAFVQFCRAVGLIAGDLVAIDGSKFRTVASARRHLNLKQLKLQEEKLDKRIAQYLVQLDEADKDEAGETVDRSAIKTALARLEDKQSNNRTCQALMKSMDLEQFNAHESDARMMRTAKGPRVAYNVQTAVDAEHCLILHHAVTQDGDDRRQLEPMAKEAKEQLQQPELTVTADAGYSNGQQFQACEDANITAYVPPSRSKNSSRKGKDFFDRKDFVYDVEHDHYQCPAGQLLTLKQLHNGNREYQAIKDCTSCALKAQCTDAPRRYVSRHANEDAFERMGQRMRAHPEMMVSRRSIVEHPFGNLKQWLFGNGRFLLRQLEGARAEMALAINAYNLKRVINVLGARQLMALMG